Proteins from one Poecile atricapillus isolate bPoeAtr1 chromosome 14, bPoeAtr1.hap1, whole genome shotgun sequence genomic window:
- the RAI1 gene encoding retinoic acid-induced protein 1, protein MQSFRERCGFHGNQQSYQPTSQDTSRLENYRHQSQAGPNCERQRLVAKEYYSQQQLPYAGYENSAVEKYHRGNKQLAGQQLQGRPAFSNYTVQENSPYPARYSGDESLQAWGGQPQALPGGVAKYEDNLMKKTVALAGGRPYHEPAATSLPFRTHFQQQPQQQQPQPQQQQQQQQPPTLPYPKLQRQKLPNDVSSPMPFSQSPHFGQHSQSFPASSTYSSVPGGSQPAHSYKSCTAPSGQPPLERPLGSAASLAPGPRVPNLHGYQPNRIGYEQPPQPPPQPPQPPPPQPPQPPQPPQPPQPMQGRHHASETLHYQNLAKYQHYNQPGQTYCQGDAPPVRTPEQYYQTFSPSASHSPARSVGRSPSYSSTPSPLMPNLENFQYSQQPMNAGAFPAGIADHSHFMPLLNPSPTDGTSPDAQSGNCKNLQKEKLPENLLSDLSLQSLTALTSQVENISNTVQQLLLSKAAVPQKKGIKTPARTPEQLKGQHCSPESSTYSAEQVGTPLSDPLSTPQSVHAETQDTDYLSGSEDQLERSFLYCNQNRSPARVNSNSKAKPESVSTCSVTSPDDMSTKSDDSFQSIHATLPLETFTKYVSNERDCPRLLLSALSQEELASEIIVLQDAISEKADKAWANLPMLGKETTKSPFQLENHRPSLDSMVKGAWPSQGDSSTLTEPLKLDKASGASTGKDFSEEVYEGSQVEFAATESKDVLKDTAPLTFNSKPSMPAATSSAGATGYSCYSNTTANSVASENAMEHFDWPEESLGEACLRWKDLQATDLPKGLFPSKLVSSCKEKKNACGLDLCDGEQPAKSEPVQDFGQQVMEEEEETLTYDEATKADSERWLQDTRHCCSAGDFSEIPIISSPDLKESDLEAEEYSSLCELAGSEQKSVTYDASPPKPPEMPAVLSSSEVPVSAEETVSTVEKESSAPTPRLSGQSVILLGPAVGTETKVKSWFKSSLPHIQPEEENGRGETSHLEAADAESTSTVMAKQQITPENVLGKMEPVSRGKSLRNKRVHCRLPEGDGPGSTVLSPFDELPAASSVASACLGPDGQTEVPSKSAQSQTPRFPAEGLPARMCTRSFTALAEPRAPAPLEGLKAPTHQEKLGKKPGCGVKQRVAFKTRKRNSRPAPRVVQNTSDATLLVPGLVAAEEVAGPTPLEGDAVEAGDRDQRSMILRSRTKTQEVFYTKRQRGKRAADVRLKNCKAPKKLISNNHLPPAFKLPAPGSPHKEGKVGARMKLPKAGPGVGGKMSERPLHSLKRKSTFISPIPTKKRNLVLRSNSGGVKEEKPEGPPSLFKKMPVAKKVKAKLPPKSSGEAIPKPPLPKEAPDVCIKITSRAAFQEATKTKVLPPRKGRGLKLEAIVQKITSPNLKKFTCKPAATAVAATVAAYGSSLSPAGAERVVKHSGVAVAVGDARLPKLAAAQKVPTMPVAEPLCRNPNGRAPKGKPGGGKKLPHDGCQGEACGSTPGTQSSPNMVAKNLGLLPKKRNRKGKAAALGMAKAPLSPALPPALPRERVAGPGGAEEAPREKKPKTEEKEAGSSDGPAEGRSAAGPARGPKPRANHSNYNGYSKRQRKRLGHGKAKAVPARCKSRGKRRRQQPQQAPLLHPAEPEIRLKYISCKRLRADSRAPPFAPYVRVERRGEFSTTCTVVNSPGDEARLQRGPAGPAPRPRAALPASSTMHMGPVVSKALSAACLVCCLCRNPANYKDLGDLCGPYYPEDCLPKKKSRLKEKARAEGPGEDCTVPAAAERAPRGTEGGCGGGGKAARPEAAAEAAKQSALRSSPRGMFRRLQSCYCCDERTEGEEAAEKPRRHECHKAESPPQEPAGDTQEHWLHEACAVWTAGVFLVAGKLYGLQEAVKAAADLKCSSCQQVGATVGCCQKGCPHTYHYACAVDTGCLLTEESFSLRCPKHKRQPV, encoded by the exons CACCGTGCAGGAGAACAGCCCTTATCCGGCCCGGTATTCCGGGGACGAGAGCCTGCAGGCGTGGGGTGGCCAGCCACAGGCACTGCCTGGTGGTGTGGCCAAGTATGAGGACAACCTGATGAAGAAGACAGTGGCATTGGCGGGTGGGCGGCCGTACCATGAGCCAGCGGCCACCTCACTGCCCTTCCGGactcatttccagcagcagcctcagcagcagcagccgcagccgcagcagcagcagcagcagcagcagccgcccACACTCCCCTACCCCAAGCTGCAGCGGCAGAAACTGCCCAACGATGTCTCCTCACCCATGCCCTTCTCACAGAGCCCTCATTTCGGGCAGCACTCCCAGtccttccctgcctcctccACCTACTCCTCGGTGCCGGGGGGCAGCCAGCCGGCACACTCCTACAAGAGCTGCACGGCGCCCTCGGGGCAGCCGCCGCTGGAGCGGCCCCTGGGCAGCGCTGCCAGCCTGGCCCCTGGCCCCCGCGTGCCCAACCTGCACGGCTACCAGCCCAACCGCATCGGCTACGAGCAGCCCCCACAGCCACCACCGCAGCCCCCGCAGCCGCCACCACCGCAGCCCCCACAGCCACCgcagcccccgcagcccccACAACCCATGCAGGGGCGGCATCACGCCTCAGAGACCCTccactaccaaaacctggccaaGTACCAACATTACAACCAGCCAGGCCAGACCTACTGCCAGGGCGATGCGCCGCCCGTCCGGACACCTGAGCAGTACTACCAGACCTTCAGCCCCAGCGCCAGCCACTCGCCGGCTCGCTCTGTCGGCAGGTCCCCATCCTACAGCTCCACTCCCTCCCCTCTGATGCCCAACCTGGAGAACTTCCAATACAGCCAGCAGCCGATGAATGCTGGTGCCTTCCCGGCCGGCATTGCTGACCACAGCCATTTCATGCCGCTGCTGAACCCTTCTCCCACTGATGGGACAAGCCCTGACGCTCAATCTGGGAACTGCAAAAACTTGCAGAAGGAGAAGCTGCCCGAAAACCTGCTGTCAgacctgagcctgcagagcctgACGGCACTCACCTCCCAGGTGGAGAACATCTCCAACActgtccagcagctgctgctctccaaagCTGCTGTACCCCAGAAAAAGGGCATCAAGACCCCAGCAAGGACCCCTGAGCAGCTGAAGGGTCAGCACTGCAGTCCTGAGAGCAGCACCTACTCGGCAGAGCAGGTGGGGACCCCCCTGTCTGACCCACTGAGCACCCCCCAGTCTGTCCACGCTGAGACACAGGACACTGACTATCTCAGTGGGTCAGAGGACCAGCTGGAGAGGAGTTTCCTGTACTGCAACCAGAACCGCAGCCCTGCCCGCGTGAACAGCAACTCCAAGGCAAAGCCTGAGTCAGTGTCCACCTGCTCTGTGACCTCTCCAGATGACATGTCCACCAAATCAGATGACTCCTTCCAGAGTATCCACGCCACCCTGCCCCTGGAGACCTTCACCAAGTATGTGAGCAATGAACGGGACTGCCCCCGACTGCTCCTCAGCGCCCTgtcccaggaggagctggctTCTGAGATCATCGTCCTGCAGGATGCCATCAGCGAGAAGGCAGACAAAGCCTGGGCCAACTTGCCCATGCTGGGCAAGGAGACCACCAAGTCCCCCTTCCAGCTGGAGAACCACCGGCCCAGCCTGGACTCCATGGTGAAGGGTGCCTGGCCCAGCCAGGGCGACTCCAGCACGCTCACTGAGCCCCTCAAGCTGGACAAAGCTTCAGGGGCCAGCACGGGGAAGGACTTTAGCGAGGAGGTGTATGAGGGTTCCCAGGTGGAGTTTGCAGCCACTGAAAGCAAGGATGTGCTGAAGGACACTGCCCCACTGACCTTCAACTCCAAGCCCAGCATGCCGGCAGCGACGTCAAGCGCAGGAGCCACCGGCTACAGCTGCTACTCAAACACCACCGCCAACTCGGTGGCGTCTGAAAATGCCATGGAGCATTTTGACTGGCCAGAGGAGAGCCTGGGTGAGGCCTGCCTGCGGTGGAAAGATCTTCAGGCCACCGACCTCCCCAAGGGCTTGTTCCCCAGCAAATTGGTGAGCTcctgcaaggagaaaaaaaacgCGTGCGGCTTGGACCTGTGCGATGGAGAGCAGCCAGCAAAGAGTGAGCCAGTCCAGGACTTTGGCCAGCAGgtgatggaggaggaggaggagacacTGACCTACGATGAAGCAACAAAGGCAGACAGTGAGAGATGGCTGCAGGATACCCGGcactgctgctcagctggggaCTTCAGTGAGATCCCCATCATCTCCTCGCCAGATCTGAAGGAGTCAGACCTGGAGGCAGAGGAGTACTCCTCACTCTGTGAGCTGGCTGGCTCGGAGCAGAAGTCAGTGACGTATGATGCCTCACCACCCAAGCCTCCGGAGATGCCAGCCGTGCTGTCCTCCAGCGAGGTgcctgtgtctgctgaggagacTGTCAGCACAGTGGAGAAGGAGAGCTCAGCTCCCACCCCACGCCTCTCTGGCCAGTCTGTCATCCttctgggccctgctgtgggCACGGAGACCAAGGTGAAGAGCTGGTTCAAATCCTCTCTGCCCCACATCCAGCCTGAGGAGGAGAATGGCAGAGGGGAGACGTCCCACCTGGAGGCAGCTGATGCTGAATCCACCTCAACGGTAATGGCGAAGCAGCAAATCACACCCGAAAATGTGCTGGGGAAGATGGAGCCTGTGTCACGGGGCAAGAGCCTCCGCAACAAGAGGGTCCACTGCCGGCTGCCGGAGGGGGATGGCCCCGGCAGCACCGTGCTGAGCCCATTCGAtgagctgccagcagccagcagcgTGGCCAGTGCCTGCCTGGGGCCAGATGGACAGACGGAGGTACCGAGCAAGAGCGCCCAGAGCCAAACACCCCGGTTTCCAGCCGAGGGTCTGCCGGCACGCATGTGCACCCGCTCCTTCACCGCCCTGGCCGAGCCCCGCGCCCCTGCCCCCCTGGAGGGACTGAAGGCCCCCACGCACCAGGAGAAGCTGGGGAAGAAGCCGGGCTGTGGCGTGAAGCAGCGGGTGGCTTTCAAAACCAGGAAACGCAACAGCCGGCCGGCTCCCAGGGTGGTCCAAAACACCAGTGATGCCACCCTCCTGGTGCCTGGCTTGGTGGCGGCAGAGGAGGTGGCAGGGCCGACACCGCTGGAGGGGGATGCAGTGGAAGCCGGGGACAGGGACCAGAGGTCGATGATCCTGCGCTCCCGGACAAAGACACAGGAGGTTTTCTACACCAAGCGGCAGAGGGGCAAGCGGGCAGCTGACGTCCGGCTGAAGAACTGCAAAGCACCCAAAAAGCTCATATCCAACAACCATCTCCCGCCTGCCTTCAAGCTGCCAGCGCCAGGCAGCCCCCACAAGGAGGGCAAGGTGGGTGCCCGGATGAAGCTGCCCAAAGCAGGGCCAGGTGTGGGGGGCAAGATGTCGGAGCGGCCGCTGCACTCACTGAAGAGGAAGTCCACCTTCATCTCCCCCATCCCCACCAAGAAGAGGAACCTGGTCCTGCGGAGCAACAGTGGTGGTGTGAAGGAGGAGAAGCCAGAGGGTCCCCCCAGCCTCTTCAAGAAGATGCCGGTGGCCAAGAAGGTGAAAGCCAAGCTGCCCCCCAAGAGCTCTGGCGAAGCCATCCCGAAGCCCCCCCTGCCAAAGGAGGCTCCTGATGTCTGCATCAAGATCACCTCCCGGGCGGCCTTCCAGGAGGCCACCAAGACCAAAGTGCTGCCTCCCCGCAAGGGCCGCGGCCTCAAGCTGGAGGCCATCGTCCAGAAGATCACCTCACCCAACCTGAAGAAGTTCACGTGCAAACCAGCGGCCACAGCAGTGGCAGCCACAGTAGCTGCCTACGGCTCCTCCCTGAGCCCAGCTGGGGCAGAGCGGGTGGTGAAGCACAGTGGGGTGGCTGTGGCAGTGGGCGATGCGCGGCTGCCCAAGCTGGCGGCGGCACAGAAGGTGCCCACAATGCCGGTGGCTGAGCCGCTCTGCCGGAACCCCAACGGCCGAGCACCAAAGGGGAAGCCGGGTGGTGGGAAGAAGCTGCCCCATGACGGCTGCCAGGGGGAGGCTTGTGGGTCAACGCCGGGGACCCAGTCCAGCCCCAACATGGTGGCCAAGAACCTGGGGCTCCTGCCCAAGAAGAGGAACCGCAAGGGCAAAGCAGCAGCGCTGGGCATGGCCAAGGCGCCcctgagccctgctctgccaccAGCACTGCCCCGGGAGCGCGTAGCCGGCCCGGGAGGTGCGGAGGAGGCGCCTCGGGAGAAGAAACCAAAGACTGAGGAGAAGGAGGCGGGGAGCAGCGATGGCCCTGCTGAGGGACGCTCCGCCGCCGGGCCGGCGCGGGGGCCGAAGCCGCGGGCCAACCACTCCAACTACAACGGCTACTCCAAGCGGCAGCGGAAGCGTCTGGGCCACGGCAAGGCCAAGGCGGTGCCGGCGCGGTGCAAGAGCCGCGggaagcggcggcggcagcagccccagcaagCTCCGCTCCTGCACCCCGCCGAGCCCGAGATCCGGCTCAAGTACATCTCCTGCAAGCGGCTGCGGGCGGACAGCCGCGCCCCGCCCTTCGCTCCCTACGTTCGCGTGGAGCGGCGCGGAGAGTTCTCCACCACCTGCACCGTCGTCAACTCGCCCGGCGACGAGGCGCGGCTGCAGCGTGGACCGGCCGGGCCGGCGCCTCGGCCGCGGGCGGCCCTGCCCGCCTCCTCCACCATGCACATGGGGCCGGTGGTGTCGAAGGCGCTGAGCGCCGCGTGCCTGGTCTGCTGCCTCTGCCGCAACCCCGCCAACTACAAGGACCTGGGGGACCTCTGCGGGCCCTACTACCCCGAGGACTGCCTGCCCAAGAAGAAATCCCGGCTGAAGGAGAAGGCGCGGGCAGAGGGGCCGGGCGAGGACTGCACCGTGCCCGCCGCGGCCGAGCGGGCGCCCCGCGGGACTGAGGgcggctgcggcggcggcgggaagGCGGCGCGGCCTGAGGCGGCCGCCGAGGCGGCCAAGCAGAGCGCGCTGCGCTCCAGCCCGCGGGGAATGTTCCGTCGGCTGCAGAGCTGCTACTGCTGTGACGAGAGGACAGAGGGCGAGGAGGCGGCCGAAAAGCCCCGGCGGCACGAATGTCACAAGGCCGAGTCCCCGCCGCAGGAGCCGGCGGGCGACACGCAGGAGCACTGGCTGCACGAGGCCTGTGCCGTATGGACCGCTGGGGTTTTCCTGGTGGCGGGGAAGCTCtatgggctgcaggaggctgtCAAGGCGGCTGCCGACCTG AAGTGCTCGAGCTGCCAGCAAGTGGGAGCCACCGTGGGCTGCTGCCAGAAGGGGTGTCCCCACACCTACCACTACGCGTGTGCCGTCGACACAG GTTGCTTATTAACTGAGGAGAGCTTCTCTCTGAGATGTCCCAAACATAAG AGGCAGCCGGTGTAG